Proteins encoded by one window of Cylindrospermum stagnale PCC 7417:
- the bchB gene encoding ferredoxin:protochlorophyllide reductase (ATP-dependent) subunit B, producing the protein MKLAYWMYAGPAHIGTLRIASSFKNVHAIMHAPIGDDYFNVMRSMLSRERNFTPVTTSVVDRNVLARGSQEKVVDNITRKDAEEHPDLIVLTPTCTSSILQEDLHNFVERAQLEAKGDVMLADVNHYRYNELQAADRTLHQIVQYYIEKARKRGELPEGKTEKPSVNIIGTSTLGFHNNHDCTELKRLMADLGIEVNTLIPEGASVNDLKKMPKAWFNLIPYRELGLATAQYLEEQFGTPYIDITPMGVVETARCIRKIQQVVNAQGAEVDYEEFINEQTLHVSQAAWFSRSIDCQNLTGKKAVVFGDNTHAAAMTKILAREMGIHVVWAGTYCKYDADWFREQVSEYCDEVLITDDHGAIGDAIARVEPSAIFGTQMERHVGKRLDIPCGVIAAPIHVQNFPIGYKPFMGYEGTNQITDLIYNSFTLGMEDHLLEIFGGHDTKEVISRGISADSDLSWSKDGQAELNKIPGFVRGKVKRNTEKFARERGFKEITTEVLYAAKESVGA; encoded by the coding sequence ATGAAATTAGCTTACTGGATGTATGCAGGGCCAGCCCACATCGGCACTTTGCGGATTGCTAGTTCATTTAAAAACGTGCATGCAATCATGCACGCTCCCATTGGTGACGACTACTTTAACGTCATGCGCTCCATGTTATCGCGGGAGAGAAACTTTACCCCAGTGACAACCAGCGTCGTTGACCGCAACGTTTTAGCCCGTGGTTCCCAAGAAAAGGTGGTAGACAACATCACCCGCAAAGATGCCGAGGAACACCCAGATTTGATTGTTTTAACTCCCACCTGCACCTCTAGCATTTTGCAAGAAGACTTGCACAACTTTGTCGAACGGGCGCAGCTGGAGGCGAAAGGGGACGTAATGCTGGCGGATGTGAACCACTACCGCTATAACGAACTGCAAGCCGCCGATCGCACTTTACACCAAATTGTCCAATACTACATTGAGAAAGCCCGGAAGCGGGGGGAACTACCAGAAGGTAAGACCGAAAAGCCCTCGGTTAACATCATCGGTACTTCCACCCTCGGTTTTCACAACAATCACGACTGCACCGAACTCAAACGGCTGATGGCTGATTTGGGGATTGAGGTAAATACCTTAATTCCTGAAGGTGCTTCGGTGAACGATTTGAAGAAAATGCCGAAAGCTTGGTTTAACTTGATTCCTTACCGTGAACTCGGTTTAGCCACAGCCCAATATCTAGAGGAACAATTTGGCACACCTTATATAGATATTACCCCGATGGGTGTGGTAGAAACTGCCCGTTGTATTCGCAAGATTCAGCAGGTGGTTAACGCCCAAGGTGCGGAAGTGGACTATGAAGAGTTCATCAATGAGCAAACTCTGCACGTATCTCAAGCGGCTTGGTTCTCTCGTTCTATCGACTGTCAGAACTTGACGGGTAAGAAAGCAGTGGTTTTTGGGGATAATACCCACGCTGCGGCGATGACCAAGATTTTAGCGCGGGAGATGGGGATTCATGTAGTTTGGGCTGGGACTTACTGCAAATATGATGCAGACTGGTTCCGCGAACAGGTGAGCGAATATTGCGATGAAGTGCTGATTACAGATGATCATGGCGCAATTGGGGATGCGATCGCTCGCGTTGAACCCTCCGCCATCTTCGGAACCCAAATGGAACGCCACGTTGGTAAGCGTTTGGACATTCCCTGCGGCGTCATTGCAGCACCAATTCACGTGCAAAACTTCCCCATTGGTTACAAACCATTTATGGGTTACGAAGGCACAAATCAAATCACAGATTTAATCTACAATTCCTTCACTTTAGGAATGGAAGATCACCTCTTAGAAATCTTTGGTGGTCACGATACCAAGGAAGTAATTAGTAGAGGAATTTCTGCTGATTCTGATTTGAGTTGGAGCAAAGATGGTCAAGCAGAACTGAACAAAATCCCTGGTTTCGTGCGCGGTAAAGTGAAGCGCAACACTGAAAAGTTTGCCCGTGAACGTGGGTTTAAAGAAATTACAACTGAGGTACTTTACGCCGCGAAGGAATCCGTCGGGGCATAG
- a CDS encoding type II toxin-antitoxin system Phd/YefM family antitoxin: MSNQTNLTDARNNLSELCEQVIADREVVIITRQDGENVALIAADELDSLLETTYLLRSPKNAARLLTALERAKSRTLKPQNINELRQELGIDEEEG; this comes from the coding sequence ATGTCCAACCAGACAAACTTGACTGATGCTCGTAATAACCTATCTGAACTCTGCGAACAAGTAATTGCAGATAGAGAAGTAGTGATTATTACCCGACAAGACGGTGAAAACGTCGCCCTTATTGCTGCTGATGAACTAGATAGTTTATTGGAAACAACTTATTTACTTCGCTCACCTAAAAATGCAGCACGTTTGTTAACTGCTTTAGAAAGAGCTAAATCTAGAACTTTAAAACCTCAAAATATCAACGAACTACGTCAGGAGTTGGGAATTGACGAAGAAGAAGGATGA
- a CDS encoding M15 family metallopeptidase produces MKYPWLKFITLIILTLFFNLTYHQVTLASTNPQSTTKTISELVLYSSYSPAVPATDNSQLVDIQSINKKIMLDIRYATPNNFLKKKLYTDSRCILRNLVAKKLSQVQEELAKNNLKLKVYDCYRPLSVQKLMWKILPDENYIANPSRGSRHNRGAAVDLTLVDSKGKELKMPSEFDTFTPASNRNYSGGTRESRKNRQLLQDAMQKYGFVGLPTEWWHFDASGWEKFPVIDASFSAIPRPVN; encoded by the coding sequence ATGAAATATCCTTGGCTAAAATTTATAACATTGATCATATTGACACTATTCTTCAATCTTACCTACCATCAGGTTACATTAGCCAGCACAAATCCGCAGTCAACCACTAAAACCATATCTGAATTAGTCCTTTATTCCAGCTATTCACCAGCAGTTCCAGCTACTGATAACTCTCAGCTAGTTGATATCCAATCAATCAACAAAAAGATTATGCTTGATATCCGCTACGCCACACCCAACAACTTTCTCAAAAAAAAGCTATACACAGACAGCAGATGCATATTGCGAAATCTAGTAGCCAAAAAGCTCTCGCAAGTCCAAGAAGAATTAGCAAAAAATAACCTAAAATTAAAAGTCTACGATTGCTATAGACCCTTGTCAGTGCAAAAACTAATGTGGAAGATACTACCAGATGAGAATTATATTGCTAATCCTAGCAGAGGTTCTCGACATAATCGCGGTGCAGCAGTAGATTTGACACTGGTAGATAGTAAAGGTAAAGAACTAAAAATGCCAAGTGAATTTGATACTTTTACCCCAGCTTCCAATAGAAACTATAGCGGTGGCACACGCGAATCTCGAAAAAATCGGCAGTTACTACAAGACGCCATGCAAAAATATGGATTTGTCGGACTACCAACAGAATGGTGGCACTTTGATGCATCAGGTTGGGAAAAATTCCCAGTAATTGATGCATCATTTAGTGCAATTCCCCGTCCTGTAAATTAG
- a CDS encoding plasmid replication protein, CyRepA1 family, protein MHLHYLHPQHLEELVKSSGIDLHLCQLNFKSLQGENAYEYLLISEQLPRTNTGMVKSGWLQRYAHITEGGWWCSGLDPLKNWQIMEWGCFKPSQPRQNQNGKSIKYEHPPSTPTRVFCLRVTLQIWQQVAQRYNLAIPENITVSADGEAEGFWQWVMENNISLIICEGVKKAATLLTQGYAAIAIPGITSGYRVVKDEFGKVTRRQLIPDLAVFATTNRSFYICFDFETQAKKIAAVNNAISQLGCLFQQQNCPVKVIELPGMEKGVDEFIVTKGASNFDKLYRQSVDLEIYLAQTKPHNELTIPAALTVNCPYLEEIPFPTSGLVGVKSAKGTGKTTGLQTVVKQAKGRNQPVLLITHRILLGRFLCEKIGINWGIGKEEWFLEDEPTLPITKFQLPITKSFGLCVDSIWRLNPEDWQGAIVILDEVEQSLWHLLNSETCKQKRVKILRVFQQLISTVLTTGGLVIAQDADLSDVSLEYLQGLAGIKLTPWVLINQWKPQQGWDVTFYDSPNPTPLIHQLELDLLAGRKCYVTTDSRTGRYSCETIESYLKERLQKLRREFPNTLVVSSHTTNTPGHAAVDFIAAINQKITEYNTVFVTPSLGTGISIDVQHFDRVYGIFQGVIPDSEARQALARVRDDVPRVVWCAKRGIGLIGSGSTNYRLLSYWYQENQKENLALLSPLHKIDVDLPLVYDPIHLRTWAKLSARVNASIRLYRQSMQDGLIADGHQIWMRSNAVHNNIIRDLRLAFFAADPQDLATRKRLILEIVKVQKDWAENRQKAKDIKRKIKDIKQQNQLTAASAVAKARDIDYVEYEQLLAKHSLSDGERNQINKYILRQRYGVEVSPLLKLQDDKGYYGQLLTHYYLTHESEYFYVRDQQEWYQQLSWGEGKVFLPDLKTYTLKVEAMIALGMLQILEPKRLFSEDDADLIWLKNAAVQSSKHIKRALGIDLVRGKEGVSGIKILGRLLSLLGLKLKQVNEVYQIDSEMLDDGRKKIFAVWHQRDELMLNHIKGVGDLELKFGRFEGRLEVAATQAKPAYAG, encoded by the coding sequence ATGCATCTGCATTATTTACACCCCCAACACCTTGAAGAATTAGTCAAGAGCAGCGGTATAGATTTACACTTGTGCCAGCTTAATTTTAAATCGCTCCAAGGTGAAAACGCTTATGAATACTTACTAATTTCTGAACAACTCCCCCGCACCAACACCGGAATGGTGAAAAGTGGGTGGTTGCAGCGTTATGCTCATATTACAGAAGGTGGTTGGTGGTGTTCTGGACTAGACCCCCTGAAAAATTGGCAAATCATGGAATGGGGATGCTTTAAACCAAGTCAACCCCGACAAAATCAAAATGGCAAATCTATTAAATACGAACATCCCCCCAGCACACCAACACGGGTGTTTTGTCTGCGGGTAACGCTGCAAATTTGGCAGCAAGTTGCCCAACGTTACAATTTAGCCATACCTGAAAATATCACCGTTTCTGCGGATGGGGAAGCGGAAGGTTTTTGGCAATGGGTGATGGAAAATAACATCTCCCTCATCATCTGCGAAGGTGTGAAAAAAGCGGCAACACTGCTAACACAAGGATATGCAGCAATTGCTATTCCCGGAATTACCAGCGGTTACCGAGTTGTTAAAGATGAATTTGGCAAAGTTACCCGTCGTCAACTAATTCCTGATTTAGCAGTTTTCGCCACAACTAACCGTAGCTTTTATATCTGCTTTGACTTTGAAACTCAAGCTAAGAAAATTGCCGCTGTCAATAATGCCATTTCCCAACTGGGTTGTTTATTTCAGCAGCAAAATTGCCCTGTTAAAGTTATTGAACTTCCAGGGATGGAAAAAGGTGTTGATGAATTTATTGTTACCAAAGGGGCAAGTAATTTTGATAAACTTTATCGCCAAAGCGTTGATTTAGAAATTTATCTTGCTCAAACTAAACCCCATAATGAGTTAACAATTCCGGCGGCGCTTACCGTCAACTGTCCTTATTTAGAAGAGATTCCTTTCCCTACATCTGGATTAGTGGGAGTTAAATCAGCTAAAGGAACAGGCAAAACCACAGGACTGCAAACCGTTGTTAAGCAAGCAAAAGGCAGAAATCAGCCTGTTTTATTAATTACTCACAGAATTCTGTTGGGGAGATTTTTGTGTGAAAAAATCGGGATTAATTGGGGAATAGGTAAAGAAGAATGGTTTTTGGAAGATGAACCCACATTACCGATTACAAAATTTCAATTACCCATTACTAAATCTTTTGGTTTGTGCGTTGATTCGATTTGGAGACTTAACCCGGAAGATTGGCAGGGGGCGATAGTAATTTTAGATGAAGTTGAGCAATCTTTGTGGCATTTGCTCAATAGTGAGACTTGTAAACAGAAGCGGGTCAAAATTCTCAGAGTATTCCAACAACTAATTTCTACAGTTTTGACAACTGGGGGGTTAGTGATTGCCCAAGATGCTGATTTATCAGATGTTTCTCTAGAATATTTGCAGGGTTTAGCAGGAATTAAATTAACGCCTTGGGTACTTATTAATCAGTGGAAACCTCAGCAAGGTTGGGATGTGACGTTTTATGATTCCCCAAATCCGACGCCGCTAATTCATCAACTTGAATTGGATTTACTTGCAGGACGTAAATGTTATGTAACTACCGATAGTCGCACTGGAAGATACAGTTGTGAAACTATTGAAAGTTATTTAAAGGAGCGTTTACAAAAGTTGCGACGGGAGTTTCCCAACACTCTGGTAGTTAGTAGCCACACTACTAATACACCTGGTCATGCTGCGGTTGATTTTATAGCAGCTATTAATCAAAAAATTACTGAATATAATACCGTTTTTGTTACTCCTAGCTTGGGTACGGGAATTAGTATTGATGTCCAACATTTTGACCGGGTTTATGGGATTTTTCAAGGGGTAATTCCTGACTCTGAAGCACGTCAAGCTTTAGCGAGAGTAAGGGATGACGTGCCGCGTGTTGTCTGGTGTGCTAAACGTGGTATTGGTTTAATTGGTAGTGGTAGTACAAATTATCGCTTGCTATCTTATTGGTATCAAGAAAATCAAAAAGAAAATTTGGCTTTGCTCAGTCCTCTACATAAAATAGATGTAGATTTACCTTTGGTTTATGACCCAATTCATTTACGAACCTGGGCAAAGTTATCAGCTAGGGTAAATGCTTCTATTCGCCTTTACCGTCAATCGATGCAAGATGGTTTAATTGCAGACGGGCATCAAATTTGGATGCGGAGTAATGCTGTCCATAATAATATTATTAGAGATTTACGACTGGCATTTTTTGCGGCTGACCCCCAGGATTTAGCAACCCGCAAAAGGTTAATATTGGAAATTGTTAAAGTCCAAAAAGATTGGGCAGAAAACAGACAAAAAGCTAAAGATATTAAACGCAAAATCAAAGATATTAAGCAGCAAAATCAATTGACGGCAGCATCTGCTGTGGCTAAGGCTAGGGATATTGATTATGTGGAATATGAGCAGTTATTAGCTAAACATTCTCTCAGTGATGGAGAACGCAACCAAATTAATAAATATATCCTGAGACAAAGGTATGGCGTTGAAGTTAGTCCTTTGCTGAAGTTGCAGGATGATAAGGGTTATTATGGACAATTGTTAACTCACTATTATCTAACACACGAAAGCGAGTATTTTTATGTTAGAGATCAACAAGAATGGTATCAGCAATTGTCTTGGGGTGAGGGTAAGGTTTTTCTGCCAGATTTAAAAACTTATACTCTGAAAGTTGAGGCAATGATAGCTCTAGGAATGCTACAGATTCTTGAACCAAAACGATTATTTAGCGAAGATGATGCTGATTTAATTTGGCTAAAAAATGCTGCTGTTCAGAGTAGTAAACACATTAAAAGGGCGCTGGGAATTGATTTGGTGAGGGGTAAGGAAGGTGTTTCGGGTATCAAAATTCTCGGACGACTGTTAAGTTTGCTGGGTTTGAAGCTGAAGCAGGTAAATGAGGTTTATCAAATTGATTCAGAAATGTTAGATGATGGTAGGAAAAAGATATTTGCAGTTTGGCATCAACGAGATGAGTTGATGTTGAATCATATCAAGGGTGTTGGTGATTTAGAATTGAAGTTTGGGCGTTTTGAAGGGCGACTAGAAGTCGCGGCTACACAAGCAAAACCCGCCTACGCGGGTTAA
- a CDS encoding Txe/YoeB family addiction module toxin, whose translation MNQDTAALFAAVPDAGIKHSQEKVAPYAVCHPEFLEDLTYWVDTNRKTALHVFKLIEAIMRDPFTGIGKPEPLKYLDSNTWSRRLTKEHRIVYRVSDDRIDFLQARYHY comes from the coding sequence ATGAATCAAGACACAGCGGCGTTATTTGCGGCAGTTCCTGATGCTGGCATTAAGCACAGTCAAGAAAAAGTTGCGCCTTATGCTGTATGTCATCCAGAATTTCTGGAAGACCTCACCTATTGGGTAGACACAAACCGCAAAACAGCTCTTCACGTGTTTAAGCTGATTGAAGCGATTATGCGAGATCCTTTTACAGGCATTGGTAAACCTGAACCTTTAAAATACCTAGATTCAAATACATGGTCACGACGACTTACCAAAGAACATCGTATTGTTTATCGAGTAAGTGATGACCGAATTGATTTTCTGCAAGCTCGATATCACTATTGA
- a CDS encoding Txe/YoeB family addiction module toxin, translated as MTKKKDEPQPQENKVRDAVFHPEFREDLTFWVETNRKTALRALNLIEAIMRDPFTGIGKPEPLKYLDSNAWSRRLTQEHRIVYLVSDDRIDFLQARYHY; from the coding sequence TTGACGAAGAAGAAGGATGAACCCCAACCCCAGGAAAATAAAGTTCGAGATGCTGTCTTTCATCCAGAATTTCGGGAAGACCTCACCTTTTGGGTAGAAACAAACCGCAAAACTGCGCTGCGTGCGTTGAATCTAATTGAAGCGATTATGCGAGATCCTTTTACAGGTATTGGCAAACCTGAACCTTTAAAATACTTAGATTCAAATGCATGGTCGCGGCGGCTTACCCAAGAACATCGCATTGTTTATCTAGTAAGTGACGACCGCATCGACTTTCTGCAAGCTCGATATCACTACTGA